Genomic DNA from Frondihabitans sp. PAMC 28766:
GAGGGAACCATGGGGCACGCCCCCGACCGCACCACCCTCGTGCAGAGCCCGGCCGAGGTCGACACGCTCGAAGTGTCGGATCCTGACAATCTGGTCTGGCTGTCGCAGACGACCCTCAGCGTCGACGAGACGATGGAGACGGTCGCACGGCTGCGCGAGCGCTTCCCGAACATCCTGAACCCCCCGTCGGACGACATCTGCTATGCCACGCAGAATCGCCAGGTCGCGATCAAGAAGGTCGCGGCGGACGCCGATCTCGTGATCGTCGTCGGCAGCGCCAACAGCTCGAACAGCGTGCGGCTGGTCGAGGTCGCCCTCGAGTACGGCGCCAAGGCCGCCTACCGGGTCGACTACTCGTCCGAGATCCAGCAGGAGTGGCTCGAAGGCGTCGAGACGGTCGGCGTCACGTCCGGCGCATCCGTGCCCGAGGTGCTGGTCGACGAGGTGCTCGCCGAGCTCTCCGACGCGGGCTACACCGATGTCGGCGAGGTCGTGACGGCCGAAGAAGACCTGATGTTCTCGCTGCCGAAAGAGTTGCGTAAAGACGCGACCGGTGAGGTCGATGCGCGCGCCCTCGGGGGCCGCGGCCGATGACGTCCGATCAGCCCCGCTACGGCGAGCGACTGCCCGAGCCCGGCCCCGGCTCGGACGGCCGCGTCACCGGGGTGCAGGCGCCGGAGTACGGCGAGTACGCACCGGCCGGCTGGGTGAATCCCGTCGCTCCTGTCGACGAGCCCGAGGCGCCGGATGCCACGGCCCCCGGGCAGATCGGCACGAGCACGCGTCCGCCTGAGGCACCACGGGGCTACAACGACGGCGGCTACCGCGCCACCACCCGCTTCGATGCACCACCACCGACCGGCGAGCCCGTGCCCGGCCCACCCCCGACCGCCGCTCGCCCGAAGCCGTTCAACGGCTTCGCGACGTTCTTCCTGATCGTCTACGGGGTGTATCGCGTGGTCAGCGATGCGCTCAGCACTGGTGGTTTCGCCGACACGTACGTCGCGCAGTTCAAGCGGATGGGCTACCTGCACGGCACGTTCCAGAACATGTCCGACCTGCACACGGTTGCGCTCGTGAGCGCGTTCGTCTCGGTGCCGCTGTTCTTGATCGTCTGCGTCGTCGCTCTCAGACGCCTTCGGGCCGGCAAGAACTCGTGGCTCGTGCTGCTCGTCGCCGGTCTCGTCGTGAACGTGACCACCGGGATCGCCGTCGTTGTGGTCGTCATGAACGACCCGTCGTTCGCCGCGCCGATGGTTGGCTAGCCTCGCGGCCTCGCGGCCTCGCGGCCGGCGGGTGATGGGCCCGCTCGGCCGCTGGGGCGACTAGCTCTGCGACTGCCCGTGGGAGCCGAGCTCTTTGGCGGCCTCGATCACGCGGGCGGCCATGGCGGTCTCGGCGATCTTGCCCCACGAGCGCGGGTCGTAGACCTTCTTGTTGCCGACTTCGCCGTCGACCTTGATGAAGCCGTCGTAGTTCTTGAGCACGGTGTCGGCGATCGAGCGGGAGAACGCGTACTGCGTGTCGGTGTCCAGGTTCATCTTGACGACGCCGTTCGAGACGGCCTCGGCGATCTCGGCCTGGCTCGAGCCGGAGCCACCGTGGAAGACGAGCTCGAGGGGCTTTTCGGCGGTGCCGAACTTCTCTTGGATCCCGGCCTGGATCTCACCGAGCAGCTCGGGGCGGAGCTTCACGTTGCCGGGCTTGTAGACGCCGTGCACGTTGCCGAAGGTGAGGGCTGCGATGTAGCGGCCGTTGTCGCCGAGGCCTAGGGCCTCGACGACGCGAGTGACGTCGCCGACCGTCGTGTAGAGCGCGTCGTTGGTGCCCTCGTGCTTCACACCGTCTTCTTCTCCGCCGACGACGCCGATCTCGACCTCGAGGATGGCGTTGATGGCGCGGGTGCGCTTCAGCATGTCCTGTGCGATCGAGATGTTCTCGTCGAGCGGCACGGCCGAGCCGTCCCACATGTGCGACTGGAAGACGGGGTTGCGGCCGGCTTTGACCTCTTCCTCGGAGGCCGCGAGCAGGGGTAGCACGAACCCGTCGAGGGCGTCCTTCGGGCAGTGGTCGGTGTGGAGCGCGACGGTGACGGGGTAGTTCTTGGCGACCTCGGTGGCGAACTTCGCGAACGCGAGGGCGCCGGCGGCGCGGTTCTTGACGGTCTGACCGGCGAAGTAGTCGGCGCCGCCCGTGGTGACCTGGATGATGCCGTCGGACCCGGCCTCGGTCAGGCCCTGCAGCACCGCGTTGATGGTCTGCGACGACGAGACGTTGACGGCGGGGTAGGCGAACCCCTGCTTCTTGGCTCGGTCGAGCATCTCGGCGTACTGCTCGGGGGTGGCGACGGGCATGACTTCTCCTTCGTAGGCGGGCGCGCTGTGACTCCGACATCACTCTAGACGCGCCGGATGAGGGTGCGCGGGGCACAAAACGCGTCGGCGGCGCCTTCCCGATGTCATCGGGAAGGCGCCGCCCGCGATTTCTTAAAGACCGGACTCGCCCCGTTCTCGCCGTCGCGACACGATGACGATGATCGTGCCGATCAGCAGCGCGAGCAGACCGGCCGCTACGGCCCAGAGGCCGATGGTCGATCCGGTGAGGGCCAGCATCTTCGGGCCGTGCGAGGCCGAAGCGTCGGTCGGGTCACCGCCGTGGGAGGGACGGTCGACCACGTTGCCGTGGCCCGGTGGCCGAACAACCGGCGGCACACCGGGGTCGAGCTTGGGCAGGGCGCCGGCGTCGACATTGAGATCGCTCGACACGGCCGTGACCGAGTCGCCGTCGTGCTCGGCCTCGAGCGAGGTCGTCGCGTTGCCGTCGGCGTCCACGTTCGAGTCGAGCGCGGCATCGTCTCCGATGTGCGCCTTCGTCCAGCCACCGTCGGCTGTGCCGAACTGCACGCGGTAATCACCCGGCCGCAGATCGTCGAATGAGTAGCGCCCGTCGTCGCCCGTCGTCGTCCGGCGGTCGACGCCGTCGCCCCGATCGTCGGTGCCTGTCAGTTGGATCGTCTGATCGGTAACGCCCGGCTCGCCGTCATCCTGCAGCCCGTCGCTGTTCTTGTCGAACCACACGCGGTGCCCGATCGCCCCGGCGTGCTCACGAATCGTCGCGGTGTTCGACACGACGGGAAGAGAGAGGTTCTGGACGCGCAGCCCGAATGAGCTGCCCGTCAGGTCGCGGTCATGGGCATCGTGGGCCGACAGGCCGATCTTGTGCTCGACGGTGGCACCGACACCCACCGAGGCCGAGTGGACAATGCGAACACCGGAGGACGTAGCGAGACTCGAGGGGCACCCTTTCGTACCGAACTTGGCCTCGGTGCACCACTTCGTCGAGCCGGACGCACCGTTGGATGCGGCGGCCGCGTCGACGTCGATCGATTTCGGGTCGGCCGAGGTGTACCGGACGACCTCCGATGCCAGGGGCGTGACGGTGTGCTCGAGAGACGTCGCGGTCGTCGTGCCTCGGCCGTCGCCGACGTGCGGCAGCACGGTGATGAGATCTGTCGAATCGAACGCGCTTGCAGCGTTGTTCGAGTACCGCAGCCGCCACTCGAGGTCGTCTCCGACCACGACGCCCGGCCGCACCGCTTCTTCCACGACGCTGACGGCACCGACCGCGAGCACGTGCAACGCGCGATCACTCGTCTGGAACGTCGAGTCGGAGATGTCGCGCGTCGACGTGATACTGGCGTTGTTCGTCGTCGGGCCCACTGCGGCCGTGTGGTCGGCGCGCACAGTGAATGTGATCGTGGGGAGGGCGGCGTTCACGGCGTGTTCGGGGAACCTCCACGTGACGACTTGACGGACGTCGCCGTTGCCGTCGGTCTCTTCTGTCACCGACGCGGGCCGCGGAGTTGCGCTCCCTTCGACGAGGCGGGTTCCGCGAGGAAGCACGTCGCGGACGGTCACCGTGTCGGGATCACCGCCGACGGTCGCATTGGTGAGAGTCGGATAGAGGGCGAAGCTCACTGAGCCACCCTGCTCGACGTACTGGGTCTTGTCCGGTGTCGTGGTTGCCGTGAACCCGTCGTCGACGACCTTGCTCGTGATGCGGGCGAGGTCGGCGGTGACTGTCAGGAAGTCGGCCCAGGAGCCGTTGGCCTGCGCTCCGCTCACGGTGTCGTGCACCCAGTCGCGCTCGCCTCCGGGAAGGATGCTGGCGAATGTTCGCAGCCGTGTGTAGTCGGGGACTCTGTCGGCGACTTTCAGAGACGCGTAGAAGCTCTCGGTCGCTGCTGCAGGGAAGTCGAATTTCCAGCGGACGAGCCCGACCGCCGCGGCGCCGCCTGGGACATCGTTCGGGTCGTCGTACCAGGTCGCGTCGTCGTCACCGCAGGTGGCGTCGCGCAGGCCGTCGGCGGTCGAGGAGCGGAATGCCGCGAACTGCGGGCGCCCGGTGATGCCGGAAGCCGACGAGCCGGCCCAGACGCCCGTCGAGTCGTCGAGGGTCTGATACGAGTTGTCGAAAGCGGTGCAGACGATCGAGCCGCGCCACGAATCCGTGCCCTCGTTGCCGACGCTCGTGACCGGGCGGATGAGCTGGCCCGGGGTCGTGTAGGGCTTGTTGTACTTGCCGGAGAGCTCGAACCGGCCTTCCGGCTTAAGGTCGACTCCCCAATAGCGCAAACTACCTTTGACGCCGAGAAAGGTACCCACGTTTCGTGAGACGGAGTTGTTGCCGAGCGGCTCGCCGACGCCGCCGAAGTCGGCCTGCTGCGTGACGGACGGCGCCGAGAGGTCACGGTAGGTGTTGACGGCCGTCAAGGTCTGGAGACTTGCGGGCTCGGGAATCCAGAGGCTGATGTAGCCCGACACGACGTACGCCTTCGTGCCGCCGGCGATGGCGCCACCGCTCACGCTTTTGGTCGGGACGCTCGAGAGCGAGCTGTCGACACCTGAAATGTGGACGGAGATGGGCTCGCCCGGCCCCTCTTGAGAGCATGAGAACGTGCCGGAGTCGACGACACTGTCGTCACCGCCACCTCGGCCCCCGGGGGCCCCGGGCACCTGGCCGGTGTTGATGCCACAGGCTGGTTCGGAGCCGACGGGCAGAAGAGCAGCGGGGCTCTCGCCTCGCCCGAACATCCGGGAGACGTCGTCGGTGAAGCTCACGTCGCCGGCCAGTCGCTCGTAGCCCAAGAGGTTGGCGCCCGCAGCGAGCCCCTTGTAGTCGACGAGGACCGGGTACACGATGCGGTGGCCGGGCGTCGAGCCGTCGGGGCCGACGGCTGCTGCGAACGACGGGGTGACGGTGTTGATGGCGAGGTCGAATCGAGGTGCGGCCGACACCCGCACCGTAGTCGGCGGGGCGGAGGGTTCGGATGCGATGCCATCGGCGCCGACGTTGCCGGTCGGCGTCAGCGACTGCCCGTTCGCGGCCGTGTTGGCGACCTGGAGAACGACGGAGACCTGCCTGGTCGCGTTAGTGAGCTCGCCCAGTCGGCACGTGAGGAGGGGCCCCTCGATGCTGGAGCCATCCGCTCGACAGTCGGAGGGGAGCCTCGACCACGCCGTGTCGTCCGGGCGGTCAGAGTGAAGGTCTCGTTCGTGGCCGTGCCGCCAGTGGAGTTGACGGTCACCTCGTAGACGACGGAGTCGTTGGTGCGGACGACGCCGTTGTGATCGTTCGCGTCGCCGCCGGGCTCGTCGGAGTCGGTGAAGGGGCCGTGGCCATCGGCCGCGACGGCTATCGTCATGGCCACGGAGGCAGCCGACGCGGGGAGAGCGGGCAGCACGATGCCGAGGGCCACGAGCGTCGCCGTGGCGCCGGCCATCAGGGATCGGGAGAGGGAGGGCGGATGCATGGAGTCCTTTCGAGAAGGGTATATATACCCGGTGCTTGAGGCACTCTACAACATTTCACATCCGAATGACGGATGCATTCGAGCACCTGTGGAAAACTCCGAACCTGGGGACTGGATAGGCTCGGTCCATGACGACTTCGGCCACCGGATCCCTTTTCACTCATCCCGATCGCAACTTGGGGATGGAGTTGGTGCGGGCGACGGAAGCGGCGGCGATTCGAGCTGCTCCGTGGATCGGGCGGGGAGAGAAGAACCTCGCCGACGGGGCCGCTGTCGACGCGATGCGGAAGTTCTTGGGCACGGTCGACTTCGACGGCGTCGTGGTGATCGGCGAGGGCGAGAAGGACGAGGCGCCGATGCTGTTCAACGGCGAGCACGTCGGCACCGGCAACGGTGGGGCCTTCGACATCGCGGTCGACCCGATCGACGGCACGAGCTTGACGGCCACGGGGCGTCAGAACGCCGTGTCGGTCATCGCGGTGTCGGATCGGGGCACGATGTACGACCCGAGCGCGGTGTTCTACATGGACAAGATCGTGACCGGCCCGGAGGGGCTCGGCGTGATCGACCTCGACAAGCCGATCGGCGAGAATATCAAGGCGCTGGCGAAGGCGAAGGGCATCCCGGTCGAGCAGATGGTCGTGGCCGTGTTGGACCGCCCGCGTCACAAGCAGCTGATCAGCGACATCCGGGCCGCGGGCGCGGGGACGCGGCTGCTGCTCGACGGCGACGTCGCGGGTGGGATCAACGCGGCGATGCCGGATTCGCGGATCGACATGTGCGTCGGCACGGGCGGCACCCCGGAGGGCATCATCACGGCGTGCGCGATCAAGGCGCTGGGGGGTCTGATCCAGGCGCGCCTCGCGCCGAAGGACAGCGTCGAGCGGCAGAAGGCGATCGACGCCGGGCACGACCTGAACCGGGTGCTCGACCAGAACGACCTCGTCACCGGCGACAACACCTACTTCGTGGCCACGGGTGTGACCGACGGCGGCCTCGTCGCCGGCGTCTCGCGCAAGAACGGGATGATCCGGACCGAGAGCCTGGTGCTGCGGTCGCACTCTGGCACGCAGCGCCGTGTCGTCGCCGACCACCTCGAATCGAAATGGCTCGGCGAGAACTGAGCTGCAGGGGGTGACCCTGACCGGCCACTCTGCCTCCGTTCAGTCGTCGATCGGCAGCTGCGACGTCAACTCGACGGCGGTGAGGTCTCGCGGCACGTCGTCGATCACCGGCGACGGAGCGATGACCGTCGACTCGTCGAGCATGCTCAATCGCCGTGCTGAGGGCAGCACCTGGCGTTCGAGCGAGCCGACGAAGCGGTTGTAGTCGGAGACGGATGAACGCAGCGACCGACCCATCTTGTCGACGTGGCCGGCCATCGTCGAGATCCTGCCGTAGAGCTCGCGGCTCAGGTCGAAGAGCTGTTTGGCCTCTTGGGTGACGACGTCCTGCTGCCAGCTGAAGGCCACGGTCTTGAGCACCGACCAGAGAGTCACGGGGGAAGCCAGAGCGATCCGCTTCTGGAAGGCGTAGTCCATGATGCCGGGGTCGGCCTCGAGGGCCGACGAGACGAGCGACTCGCTGGGGATGAAAGCGATCGTCAGCTCGGGTGACGACTCGAGCCCGGCCCAGTAGGCCTTGCCGGCAAGGGCGTCGACGTGGGCACGGACGGCCTTGACGTGCTCGCGGAGCAGGTCAGTGCGTCGGGCGCCCTCGGCGCCGATCGCGTCGGGCGAGATGCTCGACGCCTCGAGGTAGGCGCCGAAGGGCACCTTCGCGTCGACGGCGATGTTCTTGCCGCCGGGCAGGTGCACGATCATGTCGGGCCGGCGGGCGACGCCGTCCGCAGTGATCGACGTCTGCACGTCGAAGTCGACCCGCTCGATGAGACCGGCCGCCTGCACGACGTTGCGCAGCTGCGTCTCGCCCCAGACACCCCGGGTGCTGTTGGACTTGAGAGCGGATGCCAGGGCGTCGGCCGTCGAGCGCAGGCGCTCTTCCGACTCGGTGGCGGCGCGCAGCTGCTCGCTCAGCTCGCCGTGCTGGCGGTGCCGCTGCTGCTCCATCTCGGCGACCTTGGCCTGCACGGCACGGAGGCTTTCGGCGACGGGGCTGAGGGCTGTCAGGATCCGGCCGTCCGACCCCGCCCGCCTCGTCTCGGCTGCGGCATCGGCCATCATCCGATCGCGGAGCTCGTCGATCCGCTGCTCTTGCAGCTCGATCTGGTGCTCGTGCTGCCGCTGCTCGGCGGTGAGCCGATCGCGGAGCGCCTCGGCCGTCGAGGTGGCGGCGGCGACGCGTGCGCGGAGAGCCGACCGGCCGAGCAGAGTGCCCACGGCGAGGCCGAGCACGAGACCGATGACGAGTGCTGCGACGGGAGACATGTCGGCAGTCTGCCAGCGGCCACCGACATGTTCGTCGCTCGTCAGTCGGCGAGTGTCGCGATCGCGTGCGCCCAGAGGAAGTACTTGTTGGTGCCCAGATCGGCGATCGTCGTGATGCCGAACGCGGCCTTGAGGTGCTCGGCGTCACCGTCGCTCACGCCTTGCAGAGCGGCGACGGGCAGCGCTGCGAGTTCGTCGACGGGGGTCTCTTCGTACGCCTTGTCGAGCTTGTCGGCGATTCCGGTCATGGCTTTCCTCCTTCGGGACGGGGCGTGCCGGGCGGCATCGCCTCCACTCGCAAACTAGGGCGTCGGGCAGCGACGAGGCAAGTGAATTCTCACCTCGGCCGACGGTGCTCCGAGAGGCGGCGCTCAGGGTCGAGGGCTAGACGAAGCGCACGGCCGGCGCGAGACGATTGACACGCACCCCGGTGGCCGCAGCCAGCTCGTCGACGGTGTCCGCGCCGTGGCGCTTCGCCGAGTGCGCGATGATCGCCGCGCAGGCTTCGGCGTCGGCCAGCGCCTCATGATGGTTGAACTCGTCGAATCCGGCAGCCATGGCCGCCATGGGCAGGCGGTACGAGTCGAGGGTGTAAGTTTTGCGCGCCACCTGGAGGCTGCAGAAGTAGCGGCTCTCGGGCGTCTCGATGCCGGTCGCAGCGCATGCGCCCCGGATCACGCCCATGTCGAATCCTGCGTTGTGAGCGACCAGGATCTCGTCGCCGACGAAGTCGAGGAGGTCGGCCATCTGTTCGTGCCACTCGAGAGCATCGACGACGTCGTCACGGACGATGCCGTGGATGCGCGTGTTCCACTCCGAGAACTCGTCGTGCCCGAACGGCGGCTTGATCAGCCAGCCCGTCTTGTCGACGACGCGGCCGCCGACCACCTTGACGAGGCCGACGCTGCACGCCGAGGCGCTGGAGGAGTTCGCGGTCTCGAAGTCGATCGCTACGTAGTCGAGTGACATTGCCTCATCGTGACACACGGGTCCGACAGAGCAGGATGCGACACCCTCAGGATGCGACGCCCGTCGGTCGCCTGCCTGCGAGAAGTTAGGCTCTATGACCGTGGCTCTCACTATCGCGATCGTCGGGCTGCCCAATGTGGGCAAGTCCACCCTGTTCAACGCCCTGACCAAGAACCAGGTACTGGCGGCGAACTACCCGTTCGCCACCATCGAGCCGAACGTGGGTGTGGTCAACCTGCCCGACCCGCGCCTCGGCGTCCTCGCCTCGCTGTTCTCGAGCGAGAAGATCCTGCCCGCCCCGGTCTCGTTCGTCGACATCGCCGGCATCGTGAAGGGTGCGAGCGAGGGGAGGGGCTCGGCAACAAGTTCCTCGCGAACATCCGCGAGGCCGACGCCATCGCCGAGGTCGTGCGCGGCTTCGTCGACCCCGACGTCGTGCACGTCGACGGCGTCGTCGACCCCGCCGCCGATCTGTCGACGATCAACACCGAGCTGATCCTCGCCGACCTCGAGACGGTCGAGAAAGCGCTCGTCCGCTACGAGAAGGAGCTGCGGCTGAAGCGGGTCGAGCCAGCGACCTACGACACCGCGGTGGCTGCGCGCGACGCGCTGCAGCGCGGCGAGGCGCTCTCGGCCACCTCGATCGACCTCGAGCCCATCCGCGAGCTCGGGCTGCTGACCGCGAAGCCGTTCATCTACGTCTTCAACGTCGATGAGTCGATCATCGCCGACTCCGCCAAGAAGGACGCGCTCGCAGCCCTCGTCGCCCCGGCCGAGGCGATCTTCCTCGACGCGAAGATCGAGTCCGAGCTGATCGACCTCGACCCGGAGGACGCGGCCGAACTGCTCGCCTCGACGGGCCAGGAGGAGTCGGGCCTCGACCAGCTCGCTCGCATCGGCTTCGACACGCTGGGCCTCCAGACCTACCTCACGGCCGGCCCGAAAGAGACCCGCGCCTGGACGATCGGCAAGGGCTGGAAGGCCCCGCAGGCCGCCGGTGTCATCCACACCGACTTCGAGAAGGGCTTCATCAAGGCCGAGGTCATCTCGTTCGACGACCTCGTCGACACGGGCTCCATCGCCGAGGCCCGAGCCCACGGCAAGGCCCGCATCGAGGGCAAGGAATACGTGATGCAGGATGGCGACGTGGTGGAGTTCCGCTTCAACAACTAGCGCCGCTGATTCGCGGAATTGTTCCACACGACAATCGCGCTGCGGCAGCGGGCCGCGTGCCATGTGATGTTGTGTGGAGTGGACCCGCTTGAAGAGCGGAAACTGAGCCAAGCCGAGAAGCTACCACGTGCGGTGGGGGTGATAGAGCTGATGGCTCAGGGATGCCAAAGATCGAGCTTCTCCCAATCCTTCGGCGCACCCATTGACTCAATTGTGAGCGCGTCGGTGGTCGGGAAGGCAGACAACAGCGTGACAAGCCGACTGGACCAGTCGGTGTCGACGTCGATTGACGGGAGCATGTAGGCGATCACTGCTAGGCCGTTATAAGAGGTCGCGCCGATAGGTGGGGTGTGGCGGTGACGTGGGGCAGGCACGAGCCCTGTTAAACACGGTTTCGACCAAGATCCCGTGGCTTTTCAGGAGTAGCTCGTGCCTGCCGTCCCATCTTTCCTCATCGAGCCCATCTGGGCCCAGTTCGAAGCACTCATTCCGCCAGTCATCGATGATCACCCCTTCGGTGGGCACCGCCCGCGGATCGCGGATCGGGTCGTCTTCGACAAGCTCGTGCAAGTACTCGTACTCGGCGCCGCGTATGTGAAGATCGCCGACAGCACCTGCTCGGCGACCACGATCCGCCGCCGCCGTGACGAGTGGATCCGGCACGGGATCTTCACCGAGCTGGAGCAGGTCTGCCTCGAATCCTACGACAAGATGATCGGACTGGAACTGGGGGATCTGTCTGTGGACGGGTGCATCGTGAAAGCGCCCTGCGGCGGTGAGGCCTCAGGGCGTTCCCCGGTGGATCGCGGGAAACAGGGAACGAAACGTTCTCTCCTGGTCGATGGGAAGGGGATCCCGCTGGGATGCGTAATAGCGGGCGCGAACTGCCATGATTCGCCCCTGCTGGCCGCGACCCTGGAGAAGCTGGGCCGGTTCGGGTTCGACCTCCCGGAGCGGATCACCGTGCACCTGGATGCCGGCTACGACTCCGGCAAGACCCGTGAGCTGCTCGACACTCTCGGCTGCGATTGGGTGATCAGCAAAAAGGGAACACCGCTGCAGACCGGCGCCCGCTGGGTCGTGGAGAGAACAAATTCGTGGCACACCCGCGGCTTCCGCAAACTCCACATCTGCACCGAGGTCCGCACCCGGGTCATCGACGCGTTCATCGCCCTCGCCGCCGCGATCATCACCACCCGCAGACTCATCCGAGAAGCCTGGACCCGCTACCGCTGGGACACCAGACCCACCCGAAAACCATGACCTATCGGCGCGATCTCTAAGTGCCGAAGATGCTCTTGGCGCTCTCGTTGCCGCGCAGGTGATCGAGAATAGGGACCTGCCCGACCCTGGGCCTTGACGGCGCGTTCTGGAGCTTCCTGTTGAACAGCCGTGCGTGATGAGCAGCGACGTTGCGCATGTAGTTCAGACTGGCAAGCCAGCTGGACATGAGCTTCTTCGTCGGAACCCCGAAAGCGGCTGCGATCTCCTCGGCGTCCTTCTGATTCATGCCGCGGTAGAGGACGGACAGGTGCCCGAGCTCAAGGATCTCGGTGAGCGCCCAAACGGGCATCCTGTCGTCATACTTCTCCCGGAAGTGCTCGACAAACTGCTCGTCGGAGCTGGCTTTGCGGGAGCTAACCCGTTCGAGCCAATGGAAATGCTTGCTTGGTGCGGGTTTTCGAGTGTCGGTGATCTCAGCCGTGAACGCTGGCATGAAGGAGGAAGGATCCTCGTGGGCAAACGCGGAGCTGCGCCCGAGCACGTATCCGATGCGCATGCGAACGGCGACTTCGATGCGCTCGAGGCCGTCAAGGACGAGCATGCGAAGTCGCCGATCGAAGTCGATGATCTTTTCAGCTTGGTCCAGGCTGGTACCCGGCCGAAAGTCGCTGAGGACTCGAATGCGCTTTCGGTTCTCGTCGTCGACGTACTCCGCGGACTCGCGGAATGGGTAGAGATATCCGGTGAGACGGTAGTAGCCGATCGCCTGCAGGATCGCGCTCGCATGTCCTCTGTCGCCTACATCGAGCCCATGTTCCACCAGCCGATCAACCTGCTTGTCCACGGTCAGCCACGGCTTGCTGTACTCGACCATCAGCCTCCCAAAAAGAAAATCAGCCCGCGCCTTGCGGCGACGGGCTGATCGTGATGACCGAACTCTAGCACGGTGGACCGACAGAGCTCCGCGCGGTGCGAGATGCCAACCTACGGGGTCAATGGTCCGCCACATACACGTCTCGGCCGGCAAGCTCGCATTTCCGCTCGCGCATTTCTAGTCCAGAATCGGGTATGCCAGTGCCGCTCCCGTTCTGCTTACCTCAAGCGAAATAGGCGGAGCCGTCAAAGGTGACTGTGATTCGAAACGCCGTGGAGTTCCGCTTCAACAACTAGCCGCGGCTTGCGCGACGTGGCGGAGTTCGGGTCGGCGTCGGCCCGCGCGCCGGTGGCGGAGTCCGCTATCGAGATGTAGAAGACCCGCGGAGGGGAGGTCTCGAGCACCCGGGCGACGTCTCGGGTTCGACGAAGATTCTGCGTCAGCGGTGCTTCACTGGTGCATGGCCGTCTCACCGATGTTCCCGCTCGGATCAGTGCTGTTCCCCGGCGTGCCCATCCCGCTGCGGG
This window encodes:
- the fbaA gene encoding class II fructose-bisphosphate aldolase, whose amino-acid sequence is MPVATPEQYAEMLDRAKKQGFAYPAVNVSSSQTINAVLQGLTEAGSDGIIQVTTGGADYFAGQTVKNRAAGALAFAKFATEVAKNYPVTVALHTDHCPKDALDGFVLPLLAASEEEVKAGRNPVFQSHMWDGSAVPLDENISIAQDMLKRTRAINAILEVEIGVVGGEEDGVKHEGTNDALYTTVGDVTRVVEALGLGDNGRYIAALTFGNVHGVYKPGNVKLRPELLGEIQAGIQEKFGTAEKPLELVFHGGSGSSQAEIAEAVSNGVVKMNLDTDTQYAFSRSIADTVLKNYDGFIKVDGEVGNKKVYDPRSWGKIAETAMAARVIEAAKELGSHGQSQS
- the glpX gene encoding class II fructose-bisphosphatase, translated to MTTSATGSLFTHPDRNLGMELVRATEAAAIRAAPWIGRGEKNLADGAAVDAMRKFLGTVDFDGVVVIGEGEKDEAPMLFNGEHVGTGNGGAFDIAVDPIDGTSLTATGRQNAVSVIAVSDRGTMYDPSAVFYMDKIVTGPEGLGVIDLDKPIGENIKALAKAKGIPVEQMVVAVLDRPRHKQLISDIRAAGAGTRLLLDGDVAGGINAAMPDSRIDMCVGTGGTPEGIITACAIKALGGLIQARLAPKDSVERQKAIDAGHDLNRVLDQNDLVTGDNTYFVATGVTDGGLVAGVSRKNGMIRTESLVLRSHSGTQRRVVADHLESKWLGEN
- a CDS encoding DNA recombination protein RmuC, yielding MSPVAALVIGLVLGLAVGTLLGRSALRARVAAATSTAEALRDRLTAEQRQHEHQIELQEQRIDELRDRMMADAAAETRRAGSDGRILTALSPVAESLRAVQAKVAEMEQQRHRQHGELSEQLRAATESEERLRSTADALASALKSNSTRGVWGETQLRNVVQAAGLIERVDFDVQTSITADGVARRPDMIVHLPGGKNIAVDAKVPFGAYLEASSISPDAIGAEGARRTDLLREHVKAVRAHVDALAGKAYWAGLESSPELTIAFIPSESLVSSALEADPGIMDYAFQKRIALASPVTLWSVLKTVAFSWQQDVVTQEAKQLFDLSRELYGRISTMAGHVDKMGRSLRSSVSDYNRFVGSLERQVLPSARRLSMLDESTVIAPSPVIDDVPRDLTAVELTSQLPIDD
- a CDS encoding SdrD B-like domain-containing protein, with the translated sequence MSAAPRFDLAINTVTPSFAAAVGPDGSTPGHRIVYPVLVDYKGLAAGANLLGYERLAGDVSFTDDVSRMFGRGESPAALLPVGSEPACGINTGQVPGAPGGRGGGDDSVVDSGTFSCSQEGPGEPISVHISGVDSSLSSVPTKSVSGGAIAGGTKAYVVSGYISLWIPEPASLQTLTAVNTYRDLSAPSVTQQADFGGVGEPLGNNSVSRNVGTFLGVKGSLRYWGVDLKPEGRFELSGKYNKPYTTPGQLIRPVTSVGNEGTDSWRGSIVCTAFDNSYQTLDDSTGVWAGSSASGITGRPQFAAFRSSTADGLRDATCGDDDATWYDDPNDVPGGAAAVGLVRWKFDFPAAATESFYASLKVADRVPDYTRLRTFASILPGGERDWVHDTVSGAQANGSWADFLTVTADLARITSKVVDDGFTATTTPDKTQYVEQGGSVSFALYPTLTNATVGGDPDTVTVRDVLPRGTRLVEGSATPRPASVTEETDGNGDVRQVVTWRFPEHAVNAALPTITFTVRADHTAAVGPTTNNASITSTRDISDSTFQTSDRALHVLAVGAVSVVEEAVRPGVVVGDDLEWRLRYSNNAASAFDSTDLITVLPHVGDGRGTTTATSLEHTVTPLASEVVRYTSADPKSIDVDAAAASNGASGSTKWCTEAKFGTKGCPSSLATSSGVRIVHSASVGVGATVEHKIGLSAHDAHDRDLTGSSFGLRVQNLSLPVVSNTATIREHAGAIGHRVWFDKNSDGLQDDGEPGVTDQTIQLTGTDDRGDGVDRRTTTGDDGRYSFDDLRPGDYRVQFGTADGGWTKAHIGDDAALDSNVDADGNATTSLEAEHDGDSVTAVSSDLNVDAGALPKLDPGVPPVVRPPGHGNVVDRPSHGGDPTDASASHGPKMLALTGSTIGLWAVAAGLLALLIGTIIVIVSRRRERGESGL
- a CDS encoding 4-hydroxy-3-methylbut-2-enyl diphosphate reductase → MSRITNGALAIDLPTPRVPAVRNRLKDTPVIGRKRVLLAAPRGYCAGVDRAVIAVEKALEHYGSPVYVRKQIVHNVHVVSTLEQQGAIFVDEVDEVPEGSHIVFSAHGVAPSVVQGAADRGLLSIDATCPLVTKVHREAVRFAKQDQHIILIGHAGHEEVEGTMGHAPDRTTLVQSPAEVDTLEVSDPDNLVWLSQTTLSVDETMETVARLRERFPNILNPPSDDICYATQNRQVAIKKVAADADLVIVVGSANSSNSVRLVEVALEYGAKAAYRVDYSSEIQQEWLEGVETVGVTSGASVPEVLVDEVLAELSDAGYTDVGEVVTAEEDLMFSLPKELRKDATGEVDARALGGRGR
- a CDS encoding DUF6264 family protein; the protein is MTSDQPRYGERLPEPGPGSDGRVTGVQAPEYGEYAPAGWVNPVAPVDEPEAPDATAPGQIGTSTRPPEAPRGYNDGGYRATTRFDAPPPTGEPVPGPPPTAARPKPFNGFATFFLIVYGVYRVVSDALSTGGFADTYVAQFKRMGYLHGTFQNMSDLHTVALVSAFVSVPLFLIVCVVALRRLRAGKNSWLVLLVAGLVVNVTTGIAVVVVVMNDPSFAAPMVG